In the genome of Geotrypetes seraphini chromosome 16, aGeoSer1.1, whole genome shotgun sequence, one region contains:
- the LOC117349587 gene encoding olfactory receptor 1509-like, with protein MADKNGTKVTEFTLLGLSNTPELQIVFFVAFLSLYLLTICGNLLIMVTVHVDPRLHSPMYFFLSNLSFLDLCYATVTVPRSLVDLLSKHKTISFNECITQLFFLHFFAGTECFLLTLMAYDRYVAICNPLRYTTVMNRRVCFQLVASTWVASFAHSFTQALLTFQLPFCGPNKINHFFCDVHPLSVLACSSVFIIEIVMIANSGMISVSCFVILLASYTGILSTILKIRSADGRRKAFSTCASHLTVVTLFFAPCVFIYMRPSMTFAADKVVSVFYTVITPLLNPIIYTLRNEEVKTAIKKLYCATATKAGVKNHATVL; from the exons ATGGCAGACAAGAATGGAACCAAGGTCACAGAATTCACCCTCCTGGGACTCTCAAACACTCCAGAGTTACAGATCGTGTTTTTTGTGGCGTTTCTGTCTCTGTACCTGCTCACCATATGCGGGAATCTCCTGATCATGGTGACTGTTCATGTGGATCCTCGCCTGCATTCTCCCATGTACTTCTTCCTCAGCAACTTATCCTTCCTGGATTTATGTTATGCGACGGTCACTGTCCCCAGGTCACTAGTTGACCTCCTATCCAAGCACAAAACCATTTCTTTCAATGAGTGCATCACCCAGTTGTTTTTCTTGCATTTTTTTGCAGGGACAGAGTGTTTTCTCCTTACCCTAATGGCTTATGACCGCTATGTTGCCATCTGCAACCCTCTGCGATACACCACAGTAATGAACAGGAGAGTATGCTTCCAACTGGTGGCTTCTACCTGGGTGGCCAGTTTTGCACATTCATTCACGCAAGCCCTTTTAACATTCCAACTGCCCTTCTGTGGACCCAATAAAATAAACCATTTCTTCTGTGATGTCCATCCGCTGTCCGTGTTGGCCTGTTCCAGCGTCTTCATCATTGAAATCGTGATGATAGCCAACAGTGGAATGATCTCAGTGAGCTGCTTTGTGATTTTACTGGCCTCTTATACGGGCATCCTTTCCACCATTTTAAAGATTCGGTCAGCTGACGGGAGACGCAAAGCCTTTTCCACGTGCGCTTCCCACCTCACGGTTGTCACTCTGTTCTTTGCCCCCTGTGTCTTCATCTACATGAGGCCCTCGATGACTTTCGCAGCCGACAAAGTGGTCTCTGTTTTCTACACCGTCATCACCCCTTTGTTGAATCCCATCATCTATACTCTGAGAAATGAGGAAGTGAAAACAGCCATAAAGAAA ctttACTGTGCAACTGCCACCAAGGCTGGcgttaaaaaccatgctacggttttgtaa